In Blastopirellula sediminis, the following proteins share a genomic window:
- the purB gene encoding adenylosuccinate lyase: protein MSHDQYENPLISRYASKEMSQIWGAQRKFSTWRKLWIALAEAEQELGLPITDAQIAELKQHIDDIDFDNAAKHEKALRHDVMAHVTAYGDVCPQAKGIIHLGATSCYVTDNADLILLRDALHLTEKRLAAVILKLADFAKEYRSLPCLGFTHLQPAQPTTIGRRACLWNYDLVMDLEELEHRLATLKARSCKGTTGTQASFLTLFDGDHDKVTKLEKRVSEKMGFDATYAVTGQTYSRKIDSQILDALSGIAQSAHKIATDLRILSHRKEVEEPFEKHQIGSSAMPYKRNPMRSERICALARFVMSLQSSGANTLATQWMERTLDDSANRRLTLPQAFLAIDAILIILENVASGMVVYPAMVAKHLNEELPFMASENILMAAVKAGGDRQELHEKIRVHSINAGAIVKNEGKPNDLLQRLQADEDFPEIDMEKVLEPSQYVGRSPEQVDEFLANIVAPIRSRFESQLAQKEELRV from the coding sequence GCTCGGCCTACCGATCACCGACGCCCAGATCGCAGAGCTGAAGCAGCACATCGACGACATCGACTTCGACAACGCCGCCAAACATGAAAAGGCGCTGCGGCACGACGTGATGGCGCACGTCACCGCTTACGGCGACGTCTGCCCGCAAGCCAAAGGGATCATTCACCTGGGCGCGACCAGCTGTTACGTCACCGACAACGCCGACCTGATCCTCCTTCGCGACGCGCTTCATCTAACCGAAAAGCGTCTCGCCGCGGTGATCTTGAAGCTGGCCGACTTCGCCAAAGAGTATCGCTCGCTGCCATGTCTCGGCTTCACCCACCTGCAACCGGCGCAGCCCACCACGATCGGTCGCCGCGCTTGCTTGTGGAACTACGACCTGGTGATGGACCTGGAAGAGCTGGAGCATCGTCTCGCGACGCTCAAGGCTCGCAGCTGCAAAGGAACGACCGGCACGCAGGCCAGCTTCCTGACGCTGTTTGACGGCGATCATGACAAGGTGACCAAGCTCGAAAAACGCGTCTCTGAGAAGATGGGCTTCGACGCCACCTACGCCGTCACGGGGCAAACCTACTCGCGCAAGATCGACTCGCAGATTCTGGACGCGCTGAGCGGCATCGCCCAGTCGGCTCACAAGATCGCCACCGACCTCCGCATCTTGTCACATCGCAAGGAAGTGGAAGAGCCGTTTGAAAAGCATCAAATCGGTTCGTCGGCGATGCCCTACAAACGGAACCCGATGCGGAGCGAACGGATCTGCGCCTTGGCTCGCTTTGTGATGAGCCTCCAGTCGAGCGGCGCCAACACCTTGGCGACGCAGTGGATGGAAAGGACGCTCGACGACAGCGCCAACCGCCGTCTGACGTTGCCGCAAGCTTTCCTTGCGATCGACGCGATCTTGATCATTCTCGAGAACGTCGCCAGCGGCATGGTCGTTTATCCGGCGATGGTCGCCAAGCATTTGAACGAAGAGCTGCCGTTCATGGCGAGCGAGAACATCCTGATGGCGGCCGTTAAGGCCGGCGGGGATCGCCAGGAACTGCACGAAAAGATCCGCGTCCATTCGATCAACGCCGGCGCCATCGTCAAGAACGAAGGCAAACCCAACGACTTGCTCCAGCGTCTGCAAGCCGATGAGGACTTCCCCGAGATCGACATGGAAAAGGTCCTCGAACCGTCGCAGTACGTCGGCCGCTCGCCGGAACAAGTGGACGAGTTCCTCGCCAACATCGTCGCCCCGATCCGCAGCCGCTTCGAGTCGCAACTGGCGCAAAAAGAAGAGTTGCGAGTTTAA
- the nagB gene encoding glucosamine-6-phosphate deaminase, whose amino-acid sequence MTNSASLPTAAPVRGVRIPTFTFHTSEELARHVARIVAAVIRERNSYGQKAVLGLPTGSTPTGVYRELVRMHHEEGLDFSNVITFNLDEYYGICPTQLQSYHRTMYETFFNHVNVPAENIHIPDGNVPHNQIDAYCREYERQIEEAGGIDLMLLGIGGNGHIGFNEPFSIRNSRTRLCTLDPVTRKSAASDFFQEENVPTSAITMGIATIMDARRILLLALGEGKSTVIRETVEATPSDRIPASFLQDHPDAQVLIDEAAASKLTDVKTPWALGSVEWTDSLIKKAVIWLCQQTGKALLKLDDDDFRKFNLHQLLRHHGPASTLAHRVFKWMQETIEYHPAGKVRKKTICFSPHPDDDVISMGGTLIRLVEDGHEVHIAYMTSGNIAVFDHDAQRYADFVSEYNRMFGIDGQRSLEVEQEVAGSLASKKPGEPDILSVMNIKGLIRRSEAKAGALKVGCKEEHLHFLDLPFYQTGTVSKNPLGQEDIDIIYDLLMREQPDQVYIAGDLSDPHGTHRVCAMAIFRALKRIEVETGSRPDALLYRGAWQEYPLHEIEIAVPLSPGDISLKRHAIFMHESQKDRALFPGSDPREFWQRAEDRNKGTADNYNQIGLPEYFAIEAFVRWNGVPL is encoded by the coding sequence ATGACCAACAGCGCCTCGTTGCCGACCGCGGCCCCCGTCCGCGGCGTGCGCATCCCCACTTTCACCTTCCACACCAGCGAAGAGCTGGCCCGCCACGTCGCTCGAATCGTCGCTGCCGTGATTCGCGAGCGTAATTCGTATGGTCAAAAGGCGGTCCTCGGTCTGCCGACCGGGTCGACCCCGACCGGCGTTTATCGCGAACTGGTCCGCATGCACCACGAGGAAGGCCTCGACTTCTCGAACGTCATTACGTTCAATCTGGACGAGTACTACGGCATCTGCCCGACGCAGCTGCAAAGTTATCACCGGACGATGTACGAAACGTTCTTCAATCACGTGAACGTTCCGGCCGAGAACATCCACATCCCCGACGGCAACGTCCCGCACAACCAGATCGACGCCTACTGCCGCGAGTACGAACGCCAGATCGAAGAAGCGGGCGGCATCGACCTGATGTTGCTCGGCATCGGCGGCAACGGCCACATCGGTTTCAACGAACCGTTCTCGATCCGCAACAGCCGCACTCGGCTGTGCACGCTTGACCCGGTCACCCGGAAGTCGGCCGCCAGCGATTTCTTCCAGGAAGAAAACGTCCCGACCAGCGCCATCACGATGGGGATCGCCACCATCATGGACGCGCGGCGCATCTTGCTGCTCGCCCTCGGCGAAGGGAAGTCGACCGTGATTCGCGAAACGGTCGAAGCGACTCCTTCGGACCGCATCCCGGCCAGCTTCCTGCAAGATCACCCGGACGCGCAAGTCTTGATCGACGAAGCGGCCGCCAGCAAGCTGACCGACGTCAAGACGCCGTGGGCCTTGGGAAGCGTCGAATGGACCGACTCGCTGATCAAGAAGGCGGTCATCTGGCTGTGCCAACAGACCGGCAAGGCGCTGTTGAAGCTGGACGACGACGACTTCCGCAAGTTCAACTTGCACCAGTTGCTTCGCCATCATGGCCCGGCCAGCACGCTCGCTCATCGCGTCTTCAAGTGGATGCAAGAGACGATTGAATATCACCCGGCCGGCAAAGTGCGGAAGAAGACGATCTGCTTCAGTCCCCACCCGGACGACGACGTGATCAGCATGGGCGGCACGCTGATTCGCCTGGTCGAAGATGGTCACGAGGTCCACATCGCCTACATGACCAGCGGCAACATCGCCGTCTTCGATCACGACGCCCAGCGTTACGCCGACTTCGTCAGCGAATACAACCGGATGTTCGGCATCGACGGCCAGCGTTCGCTGGAAGTCGAACAGGAAGTGGCCGGCTCGCTCGCCTCGAAGAAGCCAGGCGAACCGGACATCCTGTCGGTCATGAACATCAAGGGGCTGATCCGTCGCAGCGAAGCGAAGGCTGGCGCCTTGAAGGTTGGCTGCAAGGAAGAGCATCTCCACTTCCTCGACCTGCCGTTCTATCAGACCGGCACCGTCTCGAAGAACCCGCTCGGCCAGGAAGATATCGACATCATCTACGACCTGTTGATGCGTGAGCAGCCCGACCAGGTTTACATCGCCGGCGACTTGTCGGACCCGCACGGCACGCACCGCGTCTGTGCGATGGCGATCTTCCGCGCCTTGAAGCGGATCGAAGTCGAAACCGGCTCGCGTCCTGACGCGTTGCTCTACCGCGGCGCCTGGCAAGAGTACCCGCTGCACGAAATCGAAATCGCCGTCCCGCTCAGCCCGGGCGACATCAGCCTGAAGCGACACGCGATCTTCATGCACGAAAGCCAAAAGGACCGCGCCCTCTTCCCGGGAAGCGACCCGCGCGAGTTCTGGCAACGAGCCGAAGATCGCAACAAGGGAACCGCCGACAACTACAACCAGATCGGCCTGCCCGAGTACTTCGCGATCGAAGCCTTCGTCCGCTGGAACGGCGTGCCGCTGTAA
- a CDS encoding sigma-54-dependent transcriptional regulator yields the protein MKILFADDEKSLQKLMSLELPRLGHEVTVCPDGLTAVAALERNTYDCILVDLDMPGLNGIQVIGKAKELSPETEAIVLTGKSSTESAISALRFGAFDYLTKPCRLVELQALLDRVADKRELTRKYRAVKSRLEKLEGKSNLIGDSPSMQQVGRLIAKVAPSNSTVLIRGETGTGKELVARALHDQSHRVEMPFVAVNCGALPENLIESELFGHRKGSFTGAEDTRIGLFEVANGGTLFLDEIGELPKSLQAKLLRVLETGEIRRVGDNDSMKVDVRIVCATHRDVEQMVAEGDFREDLMFRINTFEIHLPPLRERTEDIPLLAEHLCRRFWPNVPMTQTVFSSDAIRALKSHDWPGNVRELANVVEHATILCEEPPIEPDHLPRRFGRTGGDAMIGSSGPAPGKPVLKAIGPLSLRELEMQAIYEALERHEGNKPQAAEELGVSLKTLYNKLNQASTMEKSA from the coding sequence TTGAAGATCCTCTTCGCCGACGATGAAAAATCGTTGCAAAAGCTTATGAGTCTCGAACTGCCTCGTTTGGGACACGAAGTCACCGTCTGCCCCGACGGTTTGACCGCAGTCGCTGCGCTGGAACGCAACACGTACGACTGCATCCTGGTCGACCTCGACATGCCGGGCCTCAACGGGATCCAGGTCATCGGCAAAGCGAAAGAGCTTTCGCCGGAGACCGAAGCGATCGTCCTGACCGGCAAATCGTCGACCGAATCGGCCATTTCGGCGCTGCGGTTCGGCGCGTTCGACTACCTGACCAAACCGTGCCGCCTGGTCGAATTGCAGGCGCTGCTGGATCGGGTCGCCGACAAACGGGAACTGACTCGCAAATATCGCGCGGTGAAAAGTCGCCTGGAAAAGCTGGAAGGGAAGTCGAACCTGATCGGCGATTCTCCCAGCATGCAGCAGGTAGGACGCCTGATCGCGAAAGTGGCGCCCTCCAACTCGACCGTGCTGATCCGGGGCGAAACCGGCACCGGTAAAGAACTGGTCGCTCGCGCTTTGCATGACCAAAGCCATCGCGTCGAGATGCCGTTCGTCGCCGTGAACTGCGGCGCGCTGCCGGAGAACCTGATCGAAAGCGAACTGTTCGGACATCGGAAGGGCTCGTTCACCGGCGCCGAAGATACTCGCATCGGTTTGTTCGAAGTCGCCAACGGCGGCACGCTCTTCCTGGACGAAATCGGCGAACTGCCGAAATCGCTGCAAGCCAAACTGTTGCGGGTGCTGGAGACCGGCGAAATCCGCCGCGTCGGCGATAACGACTCGATGAAGGTCGACGTCCGGATCGTCTGCGCCACGCATCGCGACGTCGAGCAAATGGTCGCCGAAGGCGACTTCCGCGAAGACTTGATGTTCCGCATCAATACCTTCGAGATTCATCTGCCGCCGCTACGTGAACGGACCGAAGACATTCCGCTGTTGGCCGAGCACCTTTGCCGTCGGTTCTGGCCCAACGTCCCGATGACGCAAACCGTCTTCTCGTCGGACGCCATCCGAGCCCTCAAGTCGCACGACTGGCCGGGGAACGTCCGCGAACTGGCGAACGTCGTCGAACATGCGACGATCCTGTGCGAAGAGCCGCCGATCGAACCCGATCACCTACCTCGCCGCTTTGGTCGTACCGGCGGCGATGCGATGATTGGCTCAAGCGGGCCTGCCCCGGGCAAGCCGGTCTTGAAAGCGATCGGCCCGCTGTCGCTGCGTGAATTGGAAATGCAAGCGATCTACGAAGCGCTCGAACGCCACGAAGGAAATAAACCGCAAGCGGCCGAAGAGTTGGGCGTCAGTTTGAAGACGCTCTACAACAAGCTGAATCAGGCGTCGACGATGGAAAAGTCGGCCTGA
- a CDS encoding transposase, protein MPQSYARLWCHLVFSTKHREPLLRDVDVRARLHAYLATCLGNAKSEPQIVGGVDDHVHLLFCLSRSISLADLVIELKTSSSKWLKTLGTPYQGFYWQAGYGAFSVSESKVPDVTAYVRGQEEHHRRFDFKTEFRALCERHGIVLNEQYAWD, encoded by the coding sequence ATGCCGCAATCGTATGCCCGGCTCTGGTGTCATCTGGTCTTCTCGACCAAGCATCGCGAACCGCTTCTGCGCGATGTGGACGTACGCGCTCGGCTCCACGCCTACTTAGCGACCTGCCTCGGGAATGCAAAATCAGAACCGCAAATCGTCGGCGGTGTCGATGACCATGTTCATCTCCTCTTTTGCCTTTCGCGTTCGATCTCGCTGGCGGACCTCGTCATCGAATTGAAAACTTCTTCCTCAAAGTGGCTGAAGACGCTCGGAACCCCATATCAAGGATTCTATTGGCAAGCCGGATACGGAGCGTTTTCGGTAAGCGAATCGAAGGTTCCTGACGTCACGGCCTATGTTCGCGGCCAAGAGGAACATCATCGTCGATTTGACTTCAAGACTGAGTTCCGCGCTTTATGCGAGCGGCACGGCATTGTGTTGAACGAACAATACGCGTGGGATTAG
- a CDS encoding LptF/LptG family permease, protein MRIITRYILWEILKIFFMALGALTLLIVLVGVVQQALREGLGPGPIARIIPYMIPDALRFSIPGTILFASCSVYGRLASGNELAALKAAGVSPLAAIWPAYAIALFLSIACVWLNDVGMSWGNQGVRRVLVQSFEEIAYGMLRTHKSFSSDKLSILVREVDGRRLMRPQIVSAATPTSPQLLISAAEAELHSDENDRLIITLIDSRIESDGASQGAFEHPGRLDHIISLDDETSPEYRSPSKIATSRIPEVLEEERQIIKSQEDADLAWSSFSQLVFLDTDQRAPRLNTPYINSQINRLRTEPWRRWANGFSCLFFVLVGVPLAIKQRNPDFVTSFFMTFLPVLLVFYPLLAFAVDRAKDGALPPQAVWFGNVVLLAVSLYYLRTVWRY, encoded by the coding sequence ATGCGAATCATTACCCGCTACATCTTGTGGGAGATCCTCAAGATCTTCTTCATGGCGCTCGGCGCTTTGACGCTGCTGATCGTGTTGGTCGGCGTCGTCCAGCAAGCGCTGCGCGAAGGGCTCGGTCCCGGTCCGATCGCCCGAATCATTCCCTACATGATTCCCGACGCACTACGGTTCTCAATTCCCGGCACGATTCTGTTCGCCTCTTGCAGCGTTTACGGGCGTTTGGCGTCCGGCAACGAACTGGCGGCCTTAAAAGCGGCCGGCGTATCGCCGCTAGCAGCGATCTGGCCCGCCTATGCAATCGCCCTCTTTTTGTCGATCGCTTGCGTCTGGCTGAACGACGTCGGAATGTCGTGGGGGAATCAGGGGGTTCGCCGCGTCCTGGTGCAGTCGTTCGAGGAAATCGCCTACGGCATGCTGCGGACTCACAAGTCGTTCAGCAGCGATAAGCTGTCGATCCTGGTCCGTGAAGTGGACGGTCGTCGACTGATGCGTCCGCAAATCGTCTCCGCAGCGACTCCCACTTCGCCGCAGCTGCTGATTTCCGCCGCCGAGGCCGAACTGCATAGTGACGAAAACGACCGACTGATCATTACGCTGATCGACAGCCGAATTGAAAGCGACGGCGCGAGTCAGGGAGCCTTTGAACATCCCGGCAGACTTGATCACATCATCTCCCTGGACGACGAAACTTCGCCCGAGTATCGCAGTCCGTCGAAGATCGCCACCTCCCGAATTCCGGAAGTGCTGGAAGAAGAACGACAGATTATCAAGTCGCAAGAAGACGCTGACCTGGCATGGAGTTCCTTTTCGCAGTTAGTGTTCCTCGACACGGATCAACGGGCGCCTCGCTTAAACACTCCGTACATTAATTCGCAGATCAATCGCCTGCGGACTGAGCCTTGGCGCCGCTGGGCGAATGGATTCAGTTGCTTGTTTTTCGTGCTGGTAGGAGTTCCTCTGGCGATCAAGCAGCGGAATCCTGACTTTGTGACCAGCTTCTTCATGACGTTTCTGCCGGTGCTGCTCGTCTTCTATCCGCTGCTAGCATTCGCCGTCGACCGGGCGAAAGATGGAGCCTTGCCGCCGCAAGCGGTCTGGTTCGGAAACGTCGTGTTATTGGCGGTCAGCTTATATTATTTGCGGACCGTCTGGCGTTATTAG
- a CDS encoding PstS family phosphate ABC transporter substrate-binding protein — translation MNSRIQRRSYVALVSLLVLPSLAAAQVQTDPDLPHYVAGEEKLSGKIRLVGSDWMNNIVTLWGAEFEKRHPGVQIVIEGKGSSTATAALIAGRADIGTISRPLKEKELAAFEEKFGYPPTQILVGCEMLAVFVHARNPLTQLERSEVDAIFSATRKLGGGNLEQWNQLLPPAAPMAKLSIHPYGRNSLATSYGIFKSKGLNSGDFKPSVQELPGSAAIVRQIAVDTAGCGYAGIAYQAQGVRAVPLVAGGKPVTPTAENIDAYPLTQKFYLVLNVPPQEQIDPLRREFLKFVLSGDGQDLVAQDGLVPLAASSVKRERQRANIADAAE, via the coding sequence ATGAATTCCAGAATTCAACGTCGCAGCTACGTCGCCCTGGTTTCGCTGCTAGTCTTGCCGTCGCTGGCGGCGGCACAAGTTCAGACCGATCCCGACTTGCCGCATTACGTCGCCGGCGAAGAAAAGCTGTCCGGCAAGATTCGCCTGGTCGGGTCCGACTGGATGAACAACATCGTGACCTTGTGGGGCGCCGAGTTTGAGAAACGGCATCCCGGCGTACAGATCGTGATCGAAGGGAAAGGATCATCGACGGCGACCGCCGCGTTGATTGCCGGTCGAGCTGACATCGGCACGATCAGTCGCCCGTTGAAAGAGAAAGAGCTGGCGGCGTTTGAGGAGAAGTTCGGCTACCCGCCGACGCAGATCCTGGTCGGCTGCGAGATGCTGGCGGTCTTCGTCCATGCCCGCAACCCGCTGACGCAGTTGGAGCGGTCGGAGGTTGACGCGATCTTCTCGGCGACGCGCAAACTGGGCGGCGGCAATCTGGAGCAGTGGAATCAATTGCTGCCGCCGGCCGCGCCGATGGCGAAACTATCGATTCATCCTTACGGCCGCAACAGCCTGGCTACCAGCTACGGGATCTTCAAGTCGAAGGGGCTCAACAGCGGCGACTTCAAGCCTTCGGTGCAAGAGCTGCCCGGCAGCGCCGCGATCGTCCGGCAGATCGCCGTCGACACCGCCGGCTGCGGTTACGCTGGCATCGCCTATCAAGCGCAAGGAGTGCGGGCGGTTCCGCTAGTCGCCGGCGGCAAACCGGTAACGCCGACCGCTGAGAACATCGACGCTTATCCGCTGACGCAGAAGTTTTACCTGGTCTTGAACGTCCCGCCGCAAGAGCAGATCGATCCCTTGCGGCGAGAGTTTCTCAAGTTCGTACTGAGCGGCGACGGACAAGATCTCGTCGCCCAGGACGGGCTGGTCCCGTTGGCCGCTTCCTCGGTAAAGCGGGAACGACAACGAGCGAACATCGCGGACGCGGCCGAATAA
- a CDS encoding Flp family type IVb pilin: MSHLIHFLLSEDGPTAVEYAVMLAVILVVCLTAIGFMGQQVGAGYQHASDEFARTFPSSISP, from the coding sequence ATGTCTCACCTGATCCACTTCTTGCTATCCGAAGACGGGCCAACCGCGGTTGAATACGCGGTAATGCTCGCGGTGATCCTGGTCGTATGCCTCACGGCGATCGGCTTTATGGGTCAACAGGTCGGAGCGGGCTACCAGCACGCGTCCGACGAATTTGCCCGCACATTTCCCTCTTCGATTTCGCCATAA
- a CDS encoding phytanoyl-CoA dioxygenase family protein, whose translation MSIDDDLASNVCVSRLNQNGFALLPSPFTAEELDQITADLTVAIAESQRDGESIRTRAGAAYAARNVLSVYPAVAQVWRKSSLVDLLLEVLGAHCGLVRVLYFDKPPEKTWSLPWHKDLTIAVREHVAASGRYEKPTLKAGVPHVEAPLDLLQQMLTLRIHLDDVDAANGALQVLPGSHKTGKAAASGTPHLVACRRGDVLAMRPLLSHASGESAAETRRHRRILHLEFAATPQLEEGFAWQLFQSVT comes from the coding sequence ATGAGTATCGACGACGACTTGGCAAGTAATGTCTGCGTAAGCCGCCTGAATCAAAACGGGTTCGCCCTCCTCCCTTCCCCGTTCACGGCGGAAGAGTTGGATCAGATCACTGCCGATCTGACTGTGGCGATCGCGGAATCGCAGCGTGACGGAGAATCGATCCGTACAAGAGCCGGCGCCGCGTATGCCGCTCGCAACGTCCTGTCAGTATATCCTGCCGTCGCGCAGGTTTGGCGCAAGTCGTCGTTGGTTGACTTGCTATTGGAGGTACTCGGCGCCCATTGCGGCCTGGTCCGCGTTCTCTACTTCGACAAACCGCCGGAGAAGACCTGGTCGCTTCCTTGGCACAAAGATCTGACGATCGCGGTGCGAGAGCATGTCGCCGCCAGCGGGCGATACGAAAAGCCGACCCTCAAGGCAGGCGTTCCTCATGTCGAAGCGCCGCTCGACTTGCTGCAGCAAATGCTGACGCTCCGCATTCACCTGGACGACGTCGACGCAGCCAATGGCGCACTTCAAGTGCTACCCGGATCGCATAAAACCGGCAAAGCGGCAGCTAGCGGTACGCCCCATCTTGTCGCTTGTCGTCGCGGCGACGTGTTGGCGATGCGTCCTTTGCTCTCCCATGCCAGCGGCGAATCGGCGGCCGAGACGCGACGTCATCGGCGGATTCTGCATTTGGAGTTTGCGGCGACGCCGCAGCTGGAAGAAGGGTTCGCCTGGCAGTTATTCCAGTCGGTTACGTAG
- the lexA gene encoding transcriptional repressor LexA, protein MASSNSTSALDQLTQRQRDVFSFIREKIVSRGYGPTVREIGDQFEISSPNGVMCHLKALEKKGLISREPNMSRAIQLTCDEQDEVGLPLVGQIAAGVLHEAIEQKELIDFREMFARHDQFVLAVKGDSMIEAHIEDGDYVVVRKQTSAQTGQIVVAETDDGEATLKYWFPEKNRIRLQPANSSMDPIYVKNAKVRGVVVGVVRKMG, encoded by the coding sequence ATGGCCTCTTCCAACAGCACCAGCGCTCTCGATCAATTGACGCAACGCCAACGGGACGTGTTTTCCTTCATCCGAGAGAAAATCGTCTCTCGCGGCTACGGTCCTACGGTGCGGGAAATTGGGGATCAGTTTGAAATCAGCTCTCCAAACGGCGTGATGTGTCATCTGAAGGCCTTGGAGAAAAAAGGGCTGATCTCCCGCGAGCCGAATATGTCGCGGGCCATCCAGCTTACCTGCGACGAGCAAGATGAAGTCGGTTTGCCCCTTGTTGGCCAGATCGCGGCCGGCGTCCTGCATGAAGCGATCGAGCAGAAAGAGCTGATCGATTTCCGTGAGATGTTCGCGCGGCATGATCAATTCGTGCTGGCGGTCAAAGGGGACTCGATGATCGAAGCGCACATCGAAGATGGCGACTACGTCGTCGTTCGTAAACAGACCAGCGCCCAAACCGGTCAGATCGTCGTCGCCGAAACCGACGACGGCGAAGCGACCCTCAAATATTGGTTCCCCGAAAAGAACCGTATCCGCTTACAGCCCGCGAACTCATCAATGGATCCGATCTACGTGAAGAACGCCAAGGTCCGCGGCGTGGTCGTCGGCGTTGTGCGGAAGATGGGGTAG
- a CDS encoding sensor histidine kinase produces MFTRRPIRDKMLIGAGLLTAIVLGLAATAVWCSYSYRGLARSVSVRANELPLAIDFSLAVTDLRHMLGQSREINHDAFPQSFNPSPERKEGGPIPDFDPSMQREEFAARLMQVEQSLKLYKDQLTQQRESNDALVNDMSDYSYERDTIKEIDDLIAKIQTDANDGDWVLGLIDKTALKRDLDSLHTLAMQLPSNLIQRMQQLKDEAHNQYRAGIVISVTATLVGVTSLGVFMWLCWVWIFYPLRVLMQGSRLVANGNFSHRIHLNTHDEMSVLADAMNAMTQRFEEIRRNLDGQVQERTKQVVRSEQLASVGFLAAGVAHEINNPLASIAFCAESLQSRLAEALPAEGADKASCSVDDVELLRNYLGMIQDEAFRCKEITERLLDYSRLGDVEKVDTDLGDLVRNVIDMVSHLGKYREKKVHFHSRDAAIAPVNPQEMKQVMLNLITNALDSLDPGGEVNVELASLDDDQIVVTVRDNGCGMTEEVKKHLFEPFFTRRRNGQGTGLGLSITYRIIADHGGQIDAHSEGPGCGSEFRITLPASIPGKEQHHRYQAA; encoded by the coding sequence GTGTTTACCCGACGCCCGATTCGGGACAAGATGCTGATTGGAGCGGGGCTGCTGACCGCGATTGTGCTTGGTCTCGCCGCTACCGCCGTCTGGTGCAGCTACAGCTATCGCGGCTTGGCTCGTAGCGTCAGCGTACGCGCCAACGAATTGCCGCTGGCGATCGACTTCAGCCTGGCGGTCACCGATCTGCGGCACATGCTGGGGCAATCTCGCGAAATCAATCACGACGCGTTTCCGCAGTCATTCAATCCTTCGCCGGAACGGAAAGAAGGCGGGCCAATTCCTGATTTCGATCCCTCGATGCAGCGTGAGGAATTCGCCGCTCGGCTGATGCAGGTCGAACAATCGCTAAAGTTATATAAGGATCAACTGACCCAGCAACGGGAGTCGAATGACGCGCTCGTCAACGACATGAGCGATTATTCGTACGAGCGGGATACGATCAAAGAGATCGACGATTTGATCGCCAAGATTCAGACTGACGCCAACGACGGCGATTGGGTGCTCGGGTTGATCGATAAGACCGCCTTGAAACGTGATCTCGACAGTCTGCACACGCTCGCGATGCAGTTGCCGAGCAATTTGATTCAGCGCATGCAGCAGTTGAAAGACGAAGCGCACAATCAGTATCGGGCGGGGATTGTGATTTCGGTTACCGCCACACTCGTCGGCGTCACCTCCTTAGGCGTCTTCATGTGGCTCTGCTGGGTTTGGATCTTCTATCCGCTGCGAGTCTTGATGCAAGGTTCGCGTCTGGTCGCCAACGGCAACTTCTCGCACCGCATCCATCTAAACACGCATGACGAAATGAGCGTGCTGGCTGATGCGATGAACGCGATGACCCAGCGGTTTGAAGAAATTCGCCGCAACCTCGACGGCCAGGTGCAAGAGCGAACCAAGCAAGTGGTTCGCAGCGAACAACTCGCGAGCGTCGGCTTTCTGGCCGCCGGCGTCGCGCACGAAATCAATAACCCACTCGCTTCGATCGCCTTCTGCGCCGAGTCGCTGCAAAGTCGCTTGGCCGAAGCGCTGCCGGCCGAAGGAGCGGACAAGGCGAGTTGCAGCGTCGACGACGTCGAACTGCTCCGCAATTACCTGGGCATGATTCAGGACGAAGCGTTCCGCTGCAAAGAAATCACCGAGCGACTGCTCGACTACTCACGGCTTGGGGATGTCGAAAAGGTCGACACCGATCTGGGAGATCTCGTCCGCAACGTGATCGACATGGTCAGCCATCTCGGCAAGTACCGCGAAAAGAAGGTCCACTTCCATTCGCGCGACGCTGCGATCGCCCCGGTCAATCCGCAAGAGATGAAGCAGGTGATGTTGAACCTAATCACCAACGCGCTTGATAGCTTGGACCCCGGCGGAGAGGTAAACGTCGAACTAGCGTCGCTCGACGACGATCAAATCGTCGTTACGGTTCGGGACAACGGTTGCGGGATGACGGAAGAAGTGAAGAAACACTTGTTTGAACCGTTCTTCACTCGCCGCCGTAACGGACAGGGAACAGGGCTGGGATTATCCATCACGTATCGCATCATCGCCGATCACGGCGGGCAAATCGACGCGCACAGCGAGGGACCGGGGTGCGGGTCGGAATTCAGAATCACGTTGCCCGCTAGCATTCCAGGGAAGGAGCAACACCATCGCTACCAAGCAGCCTAG